In a single window of the Bradyrhizobium sp. ORS 285 genome:
- a CDS encoding isoprenylcysteine carboxylmethyltransferase family protein, with the protein MDGLIAKTVASLIIFMLVMGGLIFGAAGSLHYWQAWVFLITYFVASVGVLIDLLRRDRALLERRMRGGPFAEKEPVQRLIMTIVSLAFLGLLLLPALDHRFGWSQMAVPAVLCGDVLVVLGFLGIWRVFRENSFAAATVEVARDQVVISTGPYAIVRHPMYAAALVLLAGIPIALGSWWALSLIAAILPVLIWRLLHEENVLAAHLSGYTEYQARVRWRLLPCVW; encoded by the coding sequence ATGGATGGCCTCATTGCCAAGACGGTCGCAAGCCTCATCATCTTCATGCTCGTGATGGGCGGCCTGATCTTTGGTGCGGCGGGCAGCCTTCATTACTGGCAAGCCTGGGTCTTCCTGATCACCTATTTCGTCGCATCGGTTGGCGTGCTGATCGATCTCCTGCGCCGGGATCGTGCCTTGCTGGAGCGTCGCATGCGGGGAGGACCGTTCGCCGAAAAGGAGCCGGTTCAACGCCTGATCATGACGATCGTGTCGCTAGCGTTCCTCGGTTTGCTGCTGCTGCCGGCCTTGGACCATCGTTTCGGCTGGTCTCAAATGGCGGTGCCTGCAGTCCTTTGTGGTGACGTTCTGGTCGTGCTCGGCTTCCTGGGAATCTGGCGCGTGTTTCGCGAGAACAGCTTTGCGGCCGCCACCGTGGAGGTAGCTCGCGATCAGGTCGTCATATCGACCGGACCATACGCCATCGTGCGGCATCCGATGTATGCGGCGGCTCTGGTGCTGCTGGCGGGCATTCCGATCGCGCTCGGGTCTTGGTGGGCGCTCTCGCTCATCGCCGCCATCTTGCCCGTCCTGATCTGGCGTCTGCTTCACGAAGAGAACGTGCTCGCGGCGCATCTGTCCGGCTACACGGAGTATCAGGCGCGCGTCCGCTGGCGGCTATTGCCATGTGTCTGGTGA
- a CDS encoding cupin domain-containing protein: MTQIIAGTKTEFALDPDILALLPKQGCIELQHDAAGKIHAFHTHPVDEVLVVIKGRLTFRWEGGERVCTAGDKILLPAGTLHESEALDDAIYAIAMGETATIACNLGR; this comes from the coding sequence ATGACCCAGATCATCGCTGGAACGAAGACCGAGTTCGCGCTCGACCCCGACATCCTCGCGCTGCTGCCGAAGCAGGGCTGCATTGAGCTGCAGCACGATGCGGCCGGCAAGATTCACGCCTTCCACACCCATCCGGTGGACGAGGTGCTCGTCGTGATCAAGGGGCGACTGACCTTCCGATGGGAAGGCGGCGAGCGCGTCTGCACCGCAGGCGACAAGATCCTGCTGCCCGCGGGGACGCTGCATGAGTCAGAAGCGCTGGACGATGCAATTTATGCAATTGCGATGGGGGAGACCGCCACGATTGCATGCAATCTCGGGCGATGA
- a CDS encoding YqcI/YcgG family protein has protein sequence MSRLYLRKDEVRSGHQAGSWQSVLFSEFEAQMSSEARPFPCVFGVAGYRHDQLRYLFLDPIDIDVLGKQLAMFVAESRSHGPNTSLVLFTRPRPVQTLDAYYKKFWRILDQLARNDKQPWPAEIPQAVDHPMWEFSFAGEPIFVVCSTPAHVMRQSRRSSAFMLTFQPRWVFERMLGTEQAAANAFGEVRKRLVPFDTTSPSPLLGRYGNPDGREFKQYFLYDDNQPPPACPFHQLAQAKPSSIGDKEQAA, from the coding sequence ATGTCGCGTTTGTATTTGAGAAAGGACGAAGTTCGGTCCGGTCATCAGGCCGGAAGCTGGCAGAGCGTCTTGTTTTCAGAATTCGAAGCTCAGATGAGCAGCGAAGCAAGACCCTTTCCGTGCGTCTTCGGCGTCGCGGGCTATCGGCACGATCAGTTGCGCTACCTGTTTCTCGATCCGATCGACATCGACGTTCTTGGCAAGCAGCTCGCCATGTTCGTCGCGGAGAGCCGCTCGCACGGACCCAACACCTCGCTCGTCCTGTTCACCCGCCCGCGCCCGGTGCAGACGCTCGATGCCTACTACAAGAAGTTCTGGCGCATCCTCGATCAGCTCGCGCGCAACGACAAGCAGCCCTGGCCTGCCGAGATTCCCCAGGCGGTCGATCATCCGATGTGGGAGTTCTCGTTCGCCGGCGAGCCGATCTTCGTCGTCTGCAGCACGCCCGCTCATGTCATGCGTCAGAGCCGGCGCTCGAGCGCGTTCATGCTGACCTTCCAGCCGCGCTGGGTGTTCGAACGGATGCTCGGCACCGAGCAGGCGGCCGCCAACGCATTCGGCGAGGTGCGCAAGCGGCTGGTGCCGTTCGACACCACGTCGCCCTCCCCCCTGCTCGGCCGCTACGGCAATCCCGACGGCCGGGAGTTCAAGCAGTACTTCCTCTACGACGACAACCAGCCGCCGCCCGCCTGCCCGTTTCACCAGCTCGCGCAGGCCAAGCCATCGTCCATCGGAGATAAGGAGCAAGCCGCATGA
- a CDS encoding MFS transporter: protein MAAVGQHAVISSSPLRIADRAYVAWGTVAFAYAIAFLQRMSPQTIGLSFMRDFGTDASGVAMLASSYFWGYTLMQIPAGVLVDRFGVKRVVLCSMTASVLGSGAFALSPNLLDVFIARVIMACGDALVFTALLKLVAQSFSDQRFGLMSGISQVSGYVGGVVATTPLAAAVTGFGWRACFLFIAGIGLANLACASVALKAAPANAKSSTLQGVLRACWHALGSAANWGCAMSFASHFAVVTTLAGVWGIPMVSHYFGISPSAAGGPLLAFMVGNAIGSIFLGHAADRTRSLDAALIRISLLRMLLVAMLLPVVAHHFGLIYVGVVFAVLGLVAGGTVPLVLKCTKHLYTAERIGVGASINTTSAGVFAGLAQPVIAFAMVAASGLDVRAGASAGKVANDAGYATLIAILLLMSLPGIIGPLMMRRQLILDTKI, encoded by the coding sequence ATGGCCGCGGTTGGACAACACGCCGTCATCTCCTCGTCTCCGCTGAGGATTGCCGATCGCGCCTATGTCGCGTGGGGAACCGTCGCGTTCGCCTATGCGATCGCCTTTCTGCAGCGGATGTCGCCGCAGACCATCGGCCTCAGCTTCATGCGCGACTTCGGCACCGATGCCTCCGGCGTCGCGATGCTCGCCTCGAGCTACTTCTGGGGCTACACGCTGATGCAGATTCCGGCCGGCGTGCTCGTCGATCGTTTCGGCGTCAAGCGCGTTGTCCTCTGCAGCATGACGGCCTCCGTGCTCGGCAGTGGCGCCTTTGCGCTGTCGCCCAACCTGCTCGACGTCTTCATCGCGCGCGTGATCATGGCGTGCGGCGATGCGCTGGTGTTCACCGCGTTGTTGAAGCTCGTCGCGCAGAGCTTCTCCGACCAGCGTTTCGGCCTGATGTCCGGCATCTCCCAGGTGTCGGGCTATGTCGGCGGGGTCGTGGCCACGACACCGCTCGCGGCCGCCGTCACCGGCTTCGGCTGGCGCGCCTGCTTCCTCTTCATTGCCGGTATCGGCCTTGCAAACCTCGCCTGCGCCTCGGTCGCGTTGAAGGCTGCTCCAGCGAATGCGAAGTCCTCGACACTCCAAGGAGTGTTGCGGGCGTGCTGGCATGCGCTCGGATCGGCCGCGAATTGGGGCTGCGCGATGAGCTTTGCATCGCACTTCGCAGTGGTCACGACGCTCGCAGGCGTGTGGGGCATTCCGATGGTGTCGCACTATTTCGGCATCTCGCCGTCGGCGGCCGGTGGTCCTCTGCTCGCCTTCATGGTCGGCAATGCGATCGGATCGATCTTTCTCGGCCATGCCGCCGATCGGACGCGCTCGCTGGATGCGGCCCTGATCCGCATCAGCCTGCTGCGCATGCTGCTGGTTGCGATGCTGCTGCCGGTTGTCGCGCATCATTTCGGCCTGATCTATGTCGGCGTCGTCTTCGCCGTGCTGGGCCTGGTCGCCGGCGGCACGGTTCCTCTGGTCTTGAAATGCACCAAGCATCTCTACACGGCAGAACGGATCGGCGTCGGCGCCTCGATCAACACCACGTCCGCGGGCGTGTTTGCTGGACTCGCGCAGCCGGTCATCGCCTTCGCCATGGTGGCCGCGAGCGGGCTTGATGTCAGAGCCGGAGCGAGCGCGGGCAAGGTCGCAAATGACGCGGGCTACGCAACGCTGATCGCAATTCTTCTGCTGATGTCGCTGCCGGGAATTATCGGCCCGCTGATGATGAGGCGCCAATTGATACTGGACACGAAAATATAA
- a CDS encoding GlxA family transcriptional regulator: protein MPSNSANSVRRAAVRRDSAERRLAIFAFPGVTLLDVSGPAQVFAELSEIELPGPGYALTYVSREGGLVPTDVGLMIDTAPLSAMSPQEIDTLLIPGGPGIWKLRQDETAMRWIGEVLPGARRIASVCLGAFALAWVGALEGKRAATHWRYCPRLQDSFPNVKVEPDAIFVQDGRVWSSAGVSAGIDLALAMIEEDFGHTIALDVARRLVVFLKRPGGQSQFSTVLAAQASDVEGRFSALHAWIIENIASDLRVEALAAKAGMTPRTFARTYASRTGMTPAQGVEALRVETARLLLESRQVDSVVEVAKRAGFGDDERMRRAFLRHLGVSPSEYRRRFSG from the coding sequence ATGCCCTCGAATTCTGCCAACTCCGTCCGACGTGCCGCAGTGCGGCGAGACAGTGCCGAGCGACGGCTGGCGATCTTCGCTTTCCCCGGGGTGACGCTGCTCGACGTCTCCGGGCCGGCCCAGGTGTTCGCTGAGCTCAGTGAGATCGAGCTGCCGGGTCCCGGCTATGCGTTGACCTACGTCTCCAGGGAGGGCGGGCTGGTGCCGACCGATGTCGGCCTGATGATCGACACTGCGCCGCTGTCAGCGATGAGCCCGCAGGAGATCGATACGCTGCTGATCCCGGGCGGTCCGGGCATCTGGAAGCTGCGGCAGGACGAGACCGCGATGCGGTGGATCGGCGAGGTGCTCCCCGGCGCCCGGCGCATCGCCTCGGTCTGCCTCGGTGCGTTTGCCCTGGCGTGGGTCGGGGCCCTCGAAGGCAAGCGGGCCGCGACGCATTGGCGCTACTGCCCTCGGTTGCAGGACAGCTTCCCGAACGTGAAAGTCGAGCCAGACGCGATCTTCGTGCAGGACGGACGCGTGTGGTCATCCGCAGGCGTCAGCGCCGGCATCGATCTGGCGCTGGCGATGATCGAGGAGGATTTCGGCCACACCATCGCGCTCGACGTGGCGCGGCGGCTCGTCGTGTTCCTGAAGCGGCCGGGCGGACAGAGTCAGTTCTCGACCGTGCTGGCGGCGCAGGCCTCCGACGTCGAGGGCCGCTTCAGCGCGCTGCATGCCTGGATCATCGAGAACATCGCCAGCGATCTTCGCGTGGAGGCGCTGGCGGCGAAAGCGGGCATGACGCCGCGAACCTTTGCGCGCACCTATGCCAGCCGGACCGGCATGACGCCGGCTCAGGGCGTGGAAGCGCTGAGGGTGGAGACGGCGCGTCTGCTGCTCGAAAGCCGGCAGGTTGATAGTGTGGTCGAGGTGGCCAAGCGGGCGGGGTTCGGCGATGACGAGCGTATGCGGCGCGCGTTCCTCCGGCATCTCGGTGTGTCGCCCTCGGAGTATCGCCGCCGCTTCTCGGGGTAA
- a CDS encoding phasin, whose amino-acid sequence MTQTKLEVPAELRDLAEKTISQAERAFEMFFDAAGKSISTVPGPAADMSKQALTLTEQNIKTAFEHARKLVHATELEEAMRIQSEFLRSQFTNAGEHMKTITSSIMSAASKATEPKS is encoded by the coding sequence ATGACCCAAACCAAACTGGAAGTGCCCGCCGAACTGCGCGACCTCGCGGAAAAGACCATCTCACAGGCGGAAAGAGCCTTCGAGATGTTCTTCGACGCGGCCGGCAAATCGATCTCGACGGTTCCTGGGCCCGCCGCTGATATGTCCAAGCAGGCGCTCACCCTCACCGAACAGAACATCAAGACCGCCTTCGAGCATGCGCGAAAGCTCGTTCATGCGACCGAGCTGGAGGAGGCGATGCGGATTCAGTCCGAATTCCTGCGCAGCCAGTTCACCAACGCGGGCGAACATATGAAGACGATCACGAGCAGCATCATGTCTGCCGCGAGCAAGGCGACTGAGCCCAAGTCCTGA
- a CDS encoding cytochrome c: MRTSMIRVLTLVTATAASTSVWAADADHGADLARRWCASCHLIEGTQKQASADVPSFAEIAQKADFTPEKVAFFLLDPHPKMPSFPLNRLEAADIAAYIGSLRK; encoded by the coding sequence ATGCGCACCTCGATGATCAGAGTTTTGACGCTTGTGACAGCAACTGCGGCCTCGACATCGGTGTGGGCCGCGGATGCGGATCATGGCGCCGACCTCGCCCGGCGCTGGTGCGCCTCATGCCACCTCATCGAAGGGACGCAGAAGCAGGCCAGCGCCGACGTTCCGTCCTTCGCGGAGATCGCGCAGAAGGCGGACTTCACGCCTGAGAAGGTCGCCTTCTTCCTGCTCGACCCGCATCCGAAGATGCCGAGCTTCCCGCTCAACCGCCTGGAAGCGGCCGATATCGCCGCCTATATCGGCTCGCTGCGCAAGTAA
- a CDS encoding OpgC domain-containing protein produces the protein MAVDRASALPDGGVVPHRNGRRDLRLDACRGLALWFIFVDHVPDNSLAWLTLRNYGFSDTSEVFVFISGYTCMLAYGGAVGKQGWATTVVRALRRAWEIYAAFLVLLLAYAALVWVVGGGTRFVDETNTGFFFREPGPTLVHVALLQFAPVNTDILLTFAILHICFPLVLWLMMTSATLTLVLSFLLYLMVQLFSWQVPAWPSGELYFNPFAWQFLFVIGAWYAYVGTSYLRPILNSRTLLLIALVYLGFSLFIALSWEFKSLESLIPQAITSLIYPIYKSHLAPVRLLHFLSLAFVVSRLAPLEWKGPVRPLMAAMIRCGENSLSMYCLGVLLAFLGQVVLTDVSSGFAMQLAISFAGIAIMVVAATLLTWESQLDRRGPRLF, from the coding sequence ATGGCGGTTGATCGTGCCTCGGCGCTCCCAGATGGTGGCGTCGTCCCACACCGCAACGGCCGTCGCGACCTCCGGCTCGATGCGTGCCGCGGCTTGGCGCTGTGGTTCATCTTCGTCGATCATGTGCCGGACAATTCGCTGGCGTGGCTGACGTTGCGCAATTACGGCTTCAGCGACACGTCGGAAGTGTTCGTCTTCATCTCCGGCTACACCTGCATGCTGGCCTATGGCGGCGCGGTGGGGAAGCAGGGGTGGGCGACGACGGTGGTGCGCGCGTTGCGGCGGGCCTGGGAGATCTATGCGGCATTTCTGGTGCTGCTGCTCGCTTATGCGGCACTGGTATGGGTGGTCGGCGGCGGCACCCGCTTCGTCGACGAGACCAACACCGGGTTCTTCTTTCGCGAGCCCGGTCCCACGCTGGTGCACGTCGCACTGCTGCAGTTCGCGCCCGTCAACACCGACATCCTGCTGACTTTTGCCATCCTGCACATCTGCTTTCCCTTGGTGTTGTGGCTCATGATGACCAGCGCGACGCTGACTCTGGTCCTCTCGTTCCTGCTGTATCTGATGGTTCAGCTGTTCAGCTGGCAGGTGCCGGCATGGCCGAGCGGCGAACTCTATTTCAATCCGTTCGCGTGGCAGTTCCTGTTCGTGATCGGCGCTTGGTACGCCTATGTCGGCACCTCATATCTGCGGCCGATCCTGAACTCGCGGACGCTGTTGCTGATCGCGCTCGTCTATCTCGGATTCAGCTTGTTCATTGCGCTGAGCTGGGAATTCAAGAGTCTCGAAAGCCTGATCCCGCAGGCGATCACGAGCCTGATCTATCCGATCTACAAGAGCCATCTGGCTCCCGTCCGGCTGCTGCACTTCCTGTCGCTGGCCTTCGTGGTCTCGCGGCTGGCGCCGTTGGAGTGGAAGGGACCGGTGCGCCCGCTGATGGCTGCGATGATCAGGTGCGGTGAGAACTCGCTGTCGATGTATTGCCTCGGCGTGCTCCTGGCCTTCCTGGGCCAGGTCGTGCTGACGGACGTCTCGAGTGGATTTGCCATGCAGCTCGCGATCAGCTTCGCAGGCATCGCGATCATGGTCGTCGCTGCGACGCTGCTGACGTGGGAGTCGCAACTCGACCGACGCGGGCCGCGGTTGTTCTGA
- the rocF gene encoding arginase, producing the protein MASSETALPHRIAVLGAPIDLGASVRGTLMGPAALRTAGLITVLESLGLEVTDYGDLGISDVRDLADELPANAKHYRQIQRWTRVLARRSHELAQTGAIPVFIGGDHSLSMGSVNGIARHCRETGRELFVLWLDAHADYNTPQTTITANMHGMSAAFLCGEPGLDRLLGDEPRVGIPSAQLELFGIRSIDKAEKELLRLRQVSIADMRAIDEFGVGVLMRRVIDKVRARNGVLHVSFDVDFLDPDVAPGVGTTVPGGATYREAHLIMEMLHDSGLVRSVDIVELNPFLDDRGKTARVAVELIGSLFGQQITDRPTPTNAIVPEA; encoded by the coding sequence GTGGCTTCATCGGAGACAGCATTGCCGCACCGCATCGCCGTGCTCGGCGCGCCCATCGATCTCGGCGCCTCCGTGCGCGGCACGCTGATGGGCCCGGCCGCGCTCCGAACGGCGGGCCTCATCACGGTGCTCGAGAGCCTCGGACTCGAGGTGACCGACTATGGCGATCTCGGCATTTCGGATGTGCGCGATCTCGCCGACGAGCTGCCGGCCAATGCCAAGCATTATCGTCAGATCCAGCGCTGGACGCGGGTGCTGGCGCGGCGCAGCCATGAATTAGCGCAGACCGGGGCCATTCCCGTCTTCATCGGCGGCGACCATTCGCTGTCGATGGGATCGGTCAACGGCATCGCGCGGCACTGCCGCGAGACCGGACGTGAGCTGTTCGTGCTCTGGCTTGATGCGCATGCGGACTACAACACGCCGCAGACGACCATCACCGCCAACATGCACGGCATGTCGGCTGCCTTCCTGTGCGGCGAGCCAGGTCTCGACCGCCTGCTCGGCGACGAGCCGCGCGTCGGCATTCCATCGGCGCAGCTCGAACTGTTCGGCATCCGCTCGATCGATAAGGCGGAGAAGGAGCTTTTGCGGCTGCGCCAGGTCAGCATCGCTGACATGCGCGCGATCGATGAGTTCGGCGTTGGGGTCTTGATGCGCCGGGTGATCGACAAGGTGCGCGCACGAAACGGCGTGCTGCATGTCAGCTTCGACGTCGACTTCCTCGATCCCGACGTGGCGCCGGGTGTCGGCACCACCGTTCCGGGCGGCGCGACCTATCGCGAGGCGCATCTGATCATGGAGATGCTGCACGATTCAGGGCTCGTCCGCTCGGTCGATATCGTCGAGCTCAATCCGTTCCTCGACGACCGCGGCAAGACGGCGCGCGTCGCGGTCGAACTGATCGGCAGCCTGTTCGGCCAGCAGATCACGGATCGGCCGACGCCGACCAACGCGATCGTGCCGGAGGCATAA
- a CDS encoding NAD-dependent malic enzyme: MSAPTLPTYSPRGLTLLRDPLLNKGTGFTDQERDAFGLRGFLPAGVMSMQAQAERILVNLRSLSNDLEKYVALNALHDRNEALFFRVVCDNIDEIQPLIYTPTVGLACQKYGLIFQRPRGLFISANDRGRIAEILANWPYRARLIVVTDGERILGLGDLGANGMGIPVGKLSLYSACAGIHPEECLPVMLDVGTNNEELLADPYYIGLRQKRLTGAAYDSFVDEFMTAARAAFPGVLIQFEDFANHAAFKLLHKYRDDACVFNDDIQGTAAVALAGLFSALRITGGKLRDQTVLFLGAGEAATGIADLVVSAMMAEGLSEAEALRRNWLTDSRGLVIKGRENLHGHKLRYAHDQAPIADFLSAIKTLKPTAIIGVAAVGGAFTPEVLQTMAELNERPIIFALSNPTSKAECSAEAAYRYTQGRALFACGSPYDPVKLDGKTFVPRQGNNSYIFPGVGLGAIASGARLVTDEMFMAAAHTLANCVTGADLEQGSLYPALPRIREVSAHIGAAVAGVAYQNGLATGPAPNDLLGFVESKMYDARY, translated from the coding sequence ATGAGCGCACCGACGCTACCGACCTATTCCCCGCGCGGGCTGACGCTGCTGCGCGACCCGCTGCTCAACAAGGGCACCGGCTTCACCGACCAGGAGCGCGACGCGTTCGGCCTGCGCGGCTTCCTGCCTGCGGGCGTCATGTCGATGCAGGCCCAAGCCGAGCGCATCCTCGTCAACCTGCGCAGCCTGTCGAATGACCTCGAGAAGTACGTCGCGCTGAACGCGCTGCACGACCGCAACGAGGCGCTGTTCTTCCGCGTGGTCTGCGACAACATCGACGAGATCCAGCCGCTGATCTACACGCCGACCGTCGGCCTCGCCTGCCAGAAATATGGCCTGATCTTTCAGCGGCCGCGCGGCCTGTTCATCTCGGCCAATGATCGCGGTCGCATCGCGGAGATCCTCGCCAACTGGCCGTACCGCGCCAGGCTGATCGTCGTCACCGACGGCGAGCGCATCCTCGGTCTCGGCGATCTCGGCGCCAACGGCATGGGCATCCCGGTCGGCAAGCTGTCGCTGTACTCGGCCTGCGCCGGCATCCATCCCGAGGAATGCCTGCCGGTCATGCTCGACGTCGGCACCAACAATGAGGAGCTGCTCGCCGATCCCTACTATATCGGCCTGCGGCAGAAGCGCCTCACCGGCGCCGCTTACGATTCGTTCGTCGACGAGTTCATGACCGCGGCCCGCGCCGCCTTCCCCGGCGTGCTGATCCAGTTCGAGGATTTTGCCAACCACGCCGCGTTCAAGCTGCTGCACAAATATCGCGACGACGCCTGCGTGTTCAACGACGACATCCAGGGCACCGCGGCCGTGGCGCTCGCCGGCCTGTTCTCGGCCCTGCGCATCACCGGCGGCAAGCTGCGCGACCAGACCGTGCTGTTCCTGGGCGCCGGCGAAGCCGCAACCGGCATCGCCGATCTCGTGGTGTCAGCGATGATGGCGGAGGGCCTCTCCGAAGCCGAGGCGCTGCGGCGCAACTGGCTCACGGATTCGCGCGGTCTCGTCATCAAGGGTCGCGAGAACCTGCACGGCCACAAGCTGCGTTATGCGCACGACCAGGCGCCGATCGCCGACTTCCTCTCCGCGATCAAGACGCTCAAGCCGACGGCGATCATTGGCGTCGCCGCAGTCGGCGGTGCGTTCACGCCGGAGGTGCTGCAGACGATGGCGGAGCTCAACGAACGGCCGATCATCTTCGCGCTCTCGAACCCGACCTCGAAGGCGGAATGCTCGGCAGAGGCGGCCTATCGCTACACGCAGGGGCGTGCGCTGTTCGCCTGCGGCAGCCCGTATGATCCTGTCAAGCTCGACGGCAAGACCTTCGTGCCGCGCCAGGGCAACAACTCCTACATCTTCCCGGGCGTCGGCCTCGGGGCCATTGCCAGTGGCGCACGACTCGTCACGGACGAGATGTTCATGGCCGCCGCCCACACGCTTGCGAACTGCGTGACCGGCGCGGATCTCGAACAGGGCAGCTTGTATCCGGCCCTGCCACGCATCCGCGAGGTCTCAGCCCATATCGGTGCCGCGGTCGCCGGCGTCGCCTATCAAAACGGGCTGGCCACCGGGCCGGCGCCAAATGATCTGCTCGGCTTCGTCGAGTCGAAGATGTACGACGCGCGCTACTGA
- a CDS encoding NRAMP family divalent metal transporter, producing MTLIVASEPNKPKKSASSVFRLLGPGLVTGAADDDPSGIATYSQAGAQFGYGLLWTVFLTTPFMIAIQLVSARIGRVTGKGLAANISALAPRWIVFGLVALLVGANTFNIAADIAAMAEALSLVIGGLNHEHALIFAAASTLLQVFLPYRRYAPFIKVLTLSLFAYVATALMVKVPWSTALLAAVWPSPSTDADYLLTVVAVLGTTISPYLFFWQASQEVEEMNQGKVDRPLRELSKKDHPELRRMRIDTTIGMILSNAIAFFIILTTATVLHGHGITKIDSATQAAEALRPLAGDFTFLLFALGIIGTGMLAIPVLAGSAAYGVAEIFGWHATLEAKPDEAAGFYSIIAAATLIGFGLGFTGIDSIHMLVWSAVLNGIAAVPIMAMMMVIVSNAGVMGRFRARSWLIGLGWVGTAIMAVAVLALLWSFVTGRA from the coding sequence GTGACGCTGATCGTTGCATCCGAGCCGAACAAGCCGAAGAAATCGGCCTCAAGCGTTTTCCGGCTGCTAGGTCCCGGTCTCGTCACCGGCGCGGCCGACGATGACCCCTCAGGCATCGCCACCTACTCCCAGGCCGGCGCGCAGTTCGGCTACGGGCTGCTGTGGACGGTGTTTCTCACGACGCCGTTCATGATCGCCATCCAATTGGTGAGCGCGCGCATCGGTCGCGTCACCGGCAAGGGGCTCGCCGCCAACATCAGTGCGCTCGCGCCACGCTGGATCGTCTTCGGGCTCGTGGCCCTGCTCGTCGGCGCCAACACCTTCAACATCGCAGCCGACATCGCCGCCATGGCCGAGGCGCTGTCACTGGTGATCGGCGGCCTCAACCACGAGCATGCGCTGATCTTCGCAGCCGCATCGACCTTGCTGCAGGTGTTCCTGCCGTACCGGCGCTACGCACCCTTCATCAAGGTGCTCACGCTGAGCCTGTTCGCCTATGTCGCCACCGCATTGATGGTCAAGGTGCCCTGGAGCACTGCCCTGCTCGCCGCGGTCTGGCCGAGCCCATCCACGGATGCCGACTATCTGCTGACCGTCGTCGCCGTGCTCGGCACCACCATCAGCCCGTATCTGTTCTTCTGGCAGGCCTCGCAGGAAGTCGAGGAGATGAACCAGGGCAAGGTCGACCGCCCCTTGCGCGAGCTCTCCAAGAAGGATCATCCCGAGCTCCGGCGCATGCGCATCGACACCACGATCGGCATGATCCTGTCGAATGCCATAGCCTTCTTTATCATCCTCACGACGGCCACGGTCCTGCACGGCCACGGCATCACCAAGATCGACTCGGCGACGCAGGCGGCGGAGGCGCTGCGCCCGCTCGCCGGCGACTTCACCTTCCTGCTGTTCGCGCTCGGTATCATCGGCACCGGCATGCTGGCGATTCCGGTGCTCGCCGGATCGGCGGCCTATGGCGTCGCCGAGATCTTCGGCTGGCACGCGACCCTGGAGGCGAAGCCGGACGAGGCTGCCGGGTTCTACAGCATCATCGCCGCGGCGACGCTGATCGGTTTCGGCCTCGGCTTCACCGGCATCGATTCCATCCACATGCTGGTGTGGAGCGCCGTGCTCAACGGCATCGCTGCCGTGCCGATCATGGCGATGATGATGGTTATCGTTTCCAACGCCGGGGTGATGGGCCGCTTCCGCGCCCGATCCTGGCTGATCGGCCTCGGCTGGGTCGGCACCGCGATCATGGCGGTCGCCGTATTGGCGCTGCTGTGGTCCTTCGTCACAGGCCGGGCCTAG